The genomic segment GCGGGTGGGCTTCTCCGTCCACGAGACCATCCTGTACGCGGGCACGGAGACGTCGATGTGGTACGCGAACCACATCGAGGCCGTCGTCTGCACCAAGGGTGAGGCGGAGCTGACCGACGACACGACCGGCGAGAAGTACACGATCACGCCGGGCACCATGTACCTGCTCGACGGGCACGAGAAGCACACGATGCGGATCAAGGAGGACTTCCACTGCATCTGTGTCTTCAACCCGCCCGTCACGGGTCGTGAGGACCACGACGAGAACGGCGTGTACCCGCTGCTCACGGAGCCGGAAGCGGACTGACACCACCTACATCCCGAACAGGGCCGTACGAGAGGAGAGGCAGGCAACACCATGACCACCGCACCCGAACGCACCAGTGACCTGTACCCGACCCGAGGCACCGAAGAGGTGCTGATCGAGCGCAAGGACCCCGTCGTGTGGTCCGAGCCGGGTGCAGCGGGGCCGATCACGGCCGGGGATCTGGCCGGGTTCGAGCGGGACGGTTTCCTGGCGATCGACCAGTTGATCACCCCGGACGAAGTGGGCGTCTACCACGCCGAGCTGGAGCGTCTCATCAACGATCCGGCGATGCGCGAGAACGAGCGCTCCATCGTCGAGCCGCGCTCCCAGGAGATCCGGTCGATCTTCGAGGTGCACAAGATCAGTGAGGTCTTCGCCAGGCTGGCGGCGGACCCGCGGGTCGTCGGCAGGGCGCGGCAGATCCTCGGCTCGGACGTGTACGTCCACCAGTCGCGGATCAACGTGAAGCCGGGCTTCGGTGCCTCCGGGTTCTACTGGCACTCGGACTTCGAGACCTGGCACGCGGAGGACGGCCTGCCGAACATGCGGACCGTCTCGGTGTCCATCGCGCTGACGAAGAACTACGACACCAACGGTGGTCTCATGATCATGCCGGGGTCGCACAAGACGTTCCTCGGCTGTGCGGGCGCCACGCCGAAGGACAACTACAAGCGGTCGCTGCAGATGCAGGACGCGGGCATCCCGTCGGACGAGACGCTCACGCACCTCGCGTCCGACTACGGCATCCGCCTGTTCACGGGCGAGGCCGGTTCGGCGACGTGGTTCGACTGCAACGCCATGCACGGCTCGGGGGACAACATCACCCCGTACCCGCGCAGCAACGTCTTCATCGTGTTCAACAGCGTGGAGAACACGGCGGTGGAGCCGTTTGCGGCGCCGGTGCGCAGGCCCGAGTACATCGGGGCGCGGGACTTCACCCCGGTGAAGTGACGCGGTAGGTGAGCGAGTCCGGCCCGGTTCCCCTTCTCGGGGGCCGGGCCGTTCGCCGTTCCGCCTTCCGGACTACCGCGGCAGGGAGGCGTAGTCCGTGTAGCCCTTCTCGGTGCCGCCGTAGTAGGTGGCGCGGTCCGGGGTGTTGTACGGGCCGCCGGCCTTCAGGCGGGCCGGAAGGTCCGGGTTGGCGAGGAACAGGGCGCCGAACGTGATGATGTCCGCGGTGCCGTCCTCGACGAGGGCGAGCGCGTCGGGGCCGGTGGGGCCCTCGCTGTGCGGGTTCAGGACGAGCGTGCCGCCGAAGTCCTGCCGCAGCCGTGCGGTGAGCTCGCGGACGCCTTCGACCTCCATGATGTGCAGGTACGCGAGGTCGAGCGGGGCCAGCTCCTTGGCGAGAGCGGTGTACACGGGCTCGGGGTCGGGCTCGGAGATGCCGTTGGCGGTGTTGCCGGGCGAGATGCGCAGGGCGGTGCGGGAGGCGCCTATCTCCTCGGCCACGGCGGTGGTGACCTCGACGGCGAACCGGATGAGGTTCTCGGGCGAGCCGCCCCACGCGTCGGTGCGGTGGTTGGCGCCGGGGGCGAGGAACTGGTGGATCAGGTAGCCGTTGGCGCCATGCAGCTCCACGCCATCGAAGCCCGCGTCGATCGCGTTGCGGGCGGCGGTCGCGAAGTCGGCGATGGTGGCGCGGATCTCGGCGTCGGTGAGCTCGTGCGGGGTGACGAAGTCCTTGAGGCCCTCGGCGGTGTAGACCTGCCCTTCGGCCGCGATCGGTGAGGGGGCGACGTTGATCAGTCCGTCGGGCAGGAGGACGGGGTGGCCGACGCGGCCCGCGTGCATGAGCTGGGCGAAGATCGTGCCCCCGGCGGCGTGCACGGCGTCGGTGACCTTGCGCCAGGCAGCGATCTGCTCGGCGCTGTGCAGGCCCGGGGTGTCCGGATATCCCTGGCCGACCACGGAAGGCTGGATGCCCTCGGTGACGATGAGGCCCGCGGAGGCGCGCTGGACGTAGTACTCGGCGGTCAGATCGGTGGCGACACCGCCCTCACCGGCGCGGCTCCGGGTCATGGGGGCCATGGCGATGCGGTTGCGGAGCGGGGTGCCGGACAGGTCGATCGGGTCGAACGCGGTGGTCATCAGAACTCCCGGGCTGAGGTACGACAGAAATATGTGGTCGGCCAATCATTCGCGCCGAGAGCACTGTAACCCATTTCTTGGCCGACCAAGGTAATCTTTCGGCAGACGTCTCACGATCGACGAATCGACGACACACAGGAGCGCGCGATGAGGGCCGACACCGTCCAGGCACCCCCGGCCGACCCCGTCTGTAGGCCCGGCGCGTCCGGTGTCGCCGCCGCGGGACCCGTCAGTCTCGCCGTCAGCCGGGTCGCCCGGCTGCACCGCATCGCCGCGGGCAAGCTGCTGAAGGGCCTCGGCCTCTACCCCGGCCAGGAGTTCGTGATGATGCACCTGTGGGAGGCGGGCGCGGTCCGGCAGTCGGAGCTGATCAAGGCGGTCGAGCTCGACCCCTCGACGGTCACGAAGATGCTGCAGCGCCTGGAACAGGCGGGCCACGTGCGCCGCCGCCCCGACCCGGCCGACCGCCGCGCGGTCCTGGTCGAGGCGAGCGCGGCGAGCTGCGGCCTGCTCGCGCAGGTGGAACAGGCGTGGGGCGACCTGGAGGGCCACACGCTGGCGGGCCTGGACGAGGCGGAACGCGCGGACCTGGCGCGGCTCCTCGCGAAAGTGGAGACGAACCTGTGCAAGGAGACGGAGGACTGCCCGGAGCGCAAGGGCCGGGACTGAGAGCGTGTGGGCGTCCTGAAGGCGTCAGGGCTTCCGCGCTGCTTCCCGCCGCTTCCGCGCTGCCTCCCGCCGCTTCCGCGCTACAGCCAGGACAGCGATGCCGCCCGCGTCAGGACGTTCTCGGCCGCCGCCTCGTCGCCCGACGTGCCGCGCGGGACCTCGTCCGGGGTGCGGCGGCCGCCGATCAACAGGCAGAAGTCGACCGGGTCGAGGACCAGCTGCGCCCGCACCGGATCGTCCCCGCTGCCCAGGATCCACTCCGTCTCGCCGCCTTCGCCGGAGACCGTCAGGGCGACGGGCGGGGCCTTGGGGCCGAGCGCGGGGCCGAGGATGCGGACGGCGAAGCGGACCAGCTGCCACAGGTGCGGGGCGGGCGGCGGGGGGACGGGCAGGTCGAGGGCGGTGCCGATGTCGCGGGCGTGCACCCACGCCTCGAAGGCGCGGGCCAGGAAGTGGTCGGCGACGGGCAGCCGGCCGCCCGCGAGCAGCACAGTGCGGGCGGCGAGTTCGGGGTCGTGGGCGGCACGGGACGAGAGCAGCCCGGCGGCCTGGTTGCGCCACGTGGCGACGGTCTGTGCGGGCGTGCGGGCCCGTTCGCGGAGGATCACCTCGCGGGTGCGCGCCGCCCACTCGACGCGCCACGGGGGCGGCGGCCCGGACGGGGCCGGGGGCGGCGCCGGGACCCGCCCGTTCCTGTCCACGTGCCGGGCCAGCGGCTCGTCCGCGGCGATCAGATGCGCGACCGTGTCGTGCACGTCCCATGCGTGGACGACGGGCGTCCCCCACGCCCCGTGCTCGTCCAGCTCGCCGAGGAGCGCCTTGAGCCCGGCCACCGCGGCGGCGTAGGGCGCGGCGTGCGGGGCGGTGCGCAGGGCGGGGGCGCGGCTGCGCAGGGCGAGGGAGAGCCCGTGCGTGCCGGGGGCCGTGTCCGGGTCCGGCGGCGGGCCGGGCGCGGCGGGGCCGTCCAGGTGCCGCACGGTGGCCCGCAGCCGTGCCGCCTCGGCCGCGCAGTGCTCGCACTCCCCCAGGTGTCGTGCGACGGTGGTCTCGTCGCCCGGCATGAGGGCGTCGAGGGCCCAGGCGCCGAGGAGTTCGCGTACCGCGTCGTGGGGGGTGGTCATGGGTGCTCACCTCGCAGGGGTGGGTCCGCGAGGGTCTCGGCCAGGGTGCGCAGGGCCGTTCGCAGGCGGGTCTTCGCGGTGCCTTCGGGGATGCCGAGCTCGACGGCGGCCTGCCGGTAGGTGCGCCCTGCGAAGTAGGCGAGGTGCACCACCTGTTGCTGGGGCAGCGGGAGGCGGGCGAGGGCGGAGTGCAGGAGCAGGGAGCGCTCCTGTTCCAGGATCGCCTCGTCCGGGGAGGGGCCGGGTGCCGGGACGGTCCGCAGGGACGTCTCGTCGGCGTGGGTGGCCTTGCGGTGGCGTTCCTCGCCGCGGACCCAGTCCACGGCGCGCCGGTGGGCGAGCATCGACAGCCAGCCGCGCAGGCTGCCGCGGCGCGCGTCGAACGTGTAGGGCCTGGTCCACAAGTGGGCGAAGACCTCCTGGGTGACGTCCTCGGCGGCGGTGCGGTTGCGGGTGACGCGGGTGGCGACGCGGTGGACGAGCACGCCGTACGCGGCGTAGGCGTCGGCGAGCGCCGCCTCCTCGCCGTAGACGAGCCGTCGGTGCAGCTCGGCGTCGACGGGCGCCCTCGCCGCGCCGGACGGCAGGTCCGACGTGCCCGGCCTCTCGGCGGACGGCTCCACCGGCACCACCACCTCGTGCGGCCCGCGCGGCCGCGTAGCACTGCCAAGCCTGGCGCCCCGCGGCCCGCCGCGCCAGGCTTCAGCCCGACAGCACGTCGAGGAGACGGTCCACATCCGCCTCGGTGTTGTACAGGTGGAACGCGGACCTCAGGTGTCCCGCCCGTGCCGACGTCAGAATGCCCGCACGGGTCAACTCCGGTGCGCGGTCGGCGAGTCCGGGCACGGAGACGATGGGCGAGGTGCCGGGCACGGGGGTGTGGCCGAGGGTGGCGAGTCCCGCGCGGAAACGGGCGGCGAGCGCCGTGTCGTGGGCGTGTATCGCGTCGACGCCGGTCTCCTCGACGAGGGCGAGGGACGCGGCGGCCCCGTGGTAGGCGAGGAAGGCGACGGGTTCGTCGAACCGGCGGGCGTCGGGGGCGAGTTCGGCGAGCGGGCCGTACGTGGAGTCCGAGGTGTCGGCCGCGGCCAGCAGGCCCGCGTGCAGCGGGACGAGGGTTTCCTGGGCGTCCTCGCGCACGGTCAGGAAGGACACGCCGCGCGGGCACAGCAGCCACTTGAAGGCGCCGGTGAGGGTGTAGTCGTACGCGTCGGCGGCCAGCGGCAGCCAGCCCACGGCCTGCGTCGCGTCGAGGAGGGTGCGCGCCCCGTGGACGGCGGCCGCGGCGCGGACGGCGGGCAGGTCGGCGGTGCGGCCGTCGGCGGACTGGACGGCGGAGAAGGAGACGAGCGCGGTCGTGGGCCGGACCGCCGCGGCGAGCTCCGCCAGCGGCGCGTACCGCACCTTGAGGTCGCCGCGCAGCACGAAGGGGTTGATGATGGAGGCGAAGTCCCCCTCGGGCACGAGGACTTCGGCGCCCGGCGGCAGGGAAGCGGCGATCAGCCCGGCATGCACGGCGACGGATCCGCCGACCGCCACGCGCCCCTCGGCCACGCCGACGACGCGGGCGAAGGCGGCCCGTGCCGCGTCGACCGTCTCGGAGTCACCGGAGCCGCCCGGCCGCCCCGCACCGTTCTCCACGGCGAGCGTGCGGATCGCGTCGACGGCGCGACGCGGCAGCAGCCCGCAAGCGGCGGTGTTCAGATAGGTCGAGGTGGGAGCGAATTCCGTACCGGCGTTGATCCCCATGGTGTTCATGGGGATCAACTTATGCGGCGTGTCAGGCCTGCGGAACCGCGCACCCGTCGGGCCCGCACGCGTCGCCGCCGTCGGCCGACGCGAGGGTGGTGAGCGGCGCGCGCTCGCCCCACGCCTGCTCCAGGGCCTGCGTGAAGACCTCGGCGGGCTGGGCGCCGGAGATGCCGTACTTGCGGTCGAGGACGAAGAACGGCACGCCGTTCGCGCCCAGCTCGGCGGCCTCGCGCTCGTCCGCGCGGACTTCGTCGGCGTACCGGTCGGGGTCGGCGAGAACGGCCCGCACCTCGGCCTCCTCCAGACCCGCCTCGACGGCGAGCTCGACGACGCGCGTGTCGTCCGCGAAGACGGACCGCTCCTCGGCGAAGTTCGCGCGGTAGAGCAGCCCGATCAGCTCGTGCTGCCTGCCCTGCTCCTTGGCGAGGTGCAGCAGGCGGTGCATGTCGAAGGTGTTGCCGTGGTCGCGGCCCTCGGTGCGGTAGTCGAGGCCCTCGGCGGCCGCGTTCTCCCCGAGCCGCCGCTCGCCCTCGCGGGCCTGCTCCTCGCTCATGCCGTACTTCTGCATCAGCATCGGCAGGACGAGCCCGGTGTCGCCCTTGGCGCGCCCCGGGTCCAGCTCGAAGGAGCGGTGCACGACCTCGACGCCGTCACGGTGCGGGAAGGCGGCGAGCGCCTTCTCGAAGCGGGCCTTGCCCACGTAGCACCAGGGGCAGGCGATGTCGCTCCAGATCTCGACGCGCATGTGTGTGGCTCTCTTCAGGTCGTACGTCAGGTCGGCGCGGAGGTGGCCCCCGCTCCTGCCGTCAACGTACGGGCAAAGCACCGCATTCCCCCGGCCTCACCGGGCCGCCGTGAAGCTCCCCGCGTTCGCCCTGATCCAGGTGCGCAGGTGGGCGAGGGGTTCCAGGGCGCCGCGGCCGAGGTCGGTCAGCGCGTACTCGACGCGGGGCGGCACCTCGGCGTGGACCGTGCGGGTCACGAGGCCGTGGTCCTCCAGGCGGCGCAGGGTCTGGGTGAGCACCTTCGGGCTGACGCCCTCCAGCTTGCGGCGGAGCTCGCCGAAGCGGCGCGGCCCGTCCTCCAGGGCGGTGATGGCGAGGCCGGTCCACTTGTTGACGAGCAGCTCGAAGATCGCGCGGCCCGGGCAGAGCAGGCCGTAGATGTCGTGCGGGGCGGAGCGGTCTTCAGGGGTCTGACCAGTCATGGTTTCCAAAATATAGTTGGGTCCCTTGCGGGTGATCAGGGGGTGGCTCCTACCGTGCCGGGCATGAACTCCTTCCCCGCTCCCGTCCGTGTCGGTCTCGTCGGCCTCTCCGCCCGCGGCGGCTGGGCGCCGCACTCCCACGTCCCCGCGCTGGCCCTGCTCGACGGGTACGAGCTGCGCGCGCTGTCCGCGTCGAGCGATGCCTCGGCGCGGGCCGCGGGCGCCCGGTACGGGGTGCCGCTGGCCTTCGGCTCGACCGCGGAGCTCGTCCGCAGCGACGAGGTGGATCTCGTCGTGGTGAGCGTGCGGGTGCCGCTGCACCGCGAGGTGGTCCTCGGCGCGCTGGACGCGGGCAAGGCGGTGCTCTGCGAGTGGCCGCTCGGCAACGGCCTCGCCGAGGCGGAGGAGCTCGCGGGGGCCGCGGCGCGGGCGGGGGTGCGGACGTTCGTGGGGCTGCAGGCCCGCTCGGCGCCGGCGGTGCGGTTCGTGCGCGACCTCGTCGAGGAGGGGTACGTCGGGGAGGTCCTGTCGACGAGTCTCGTGGCGTCGGGACGGCGCTGGGGGCCCGTCTTCGAACCGTCCGGGGAGTACCTCCTGGACCGGCGGAACGGCGGGACCATGCTGACCATCCCCTTCGGCCACACCATCGACGCCGTCTCGATGGTGCTCGGCGAGTTCACCGAGGTCTCCGCGACCCTCGCGACCCGGCGCCCCGTGGTGCACGAGGAGGGCACGGGCCGCCCGGCCGCGATGACCGTCGACGACCAGATCGCGGTGAGCGGGCGGCTCGCCTCGGGTGCCGTCGCCTCGGTGCACTTCCGGGCCGGGCTCTCGCGGGGCACGGACTTCCACTGGGAGATCAACGGCACGGAAGGCGACCTCGTGGTCACGGGCGACTCGGGTCATCTGCAGCAGGCGTCCCTGACGGTGCGGGGCGGACGCGGCACGGACACGGGCGTCTCCGAACTCCCGGTGCCCGCGCGCTGCTTCGACGTTCCCGCGATCGATGAGCTGCGGGGACTGCCCGCGTACAACGTGGGGGCGCAGTACGCGCAGGTCCTCGCCGACCTCACCGAAGGCACCGCGCACGCACCGGACTTCGCGCACGCGGCGCGGCGCCAGCGCCTCCTCGACGCGATCGAGCACTCGGCCGCGACCGGCACCCGCGTCCGACTCCAGGGTTCCGGGCCTACGAGCCGTCCCGCAGCCCCTTCGGCCAGTTCGGGCGGAACTCGATGTGGTCGTACGTCACCGCGCAGCCCTCCCCCACCGGCGACTGCGCCATGAAACCGACCAGGGCGGCGCCCGCCGCCTCCTCGTCGCCGAGGGAGAAGATCCGCACGAACGTCCAGCGCTCGCCGTCCGTCGACGCGTGGAACGCGAACGCCGACCCCGTACGGCTGATGCGCAGCCAGGCGCTGCTGCCGTCCACGACGAACGCGTTGGCGTCGTCGGAGTGGCCGCGGGTGACGACCGTGCAGATCGTGGGCTCGTCCGGGGAGCGCTCCAGGCAGAGCTTGGCCCACTCGCGCTCCCCCACGTGCAGGTACAGCACGCCCGCGTCGAAGGCGGCGGCGAAGCCGACCGTGACGCGGGCGATCAGCTGGAAGTCGCCCTCGGGGGCGCCGAGGAGGCGCGGCGCGTCGGACGCGGGCTCCACGACGGCGCCCGTCGGGGGCACGAAGCGGTCCTGGCGGGGGCCCGCCCGGCCGGTGAGGACGCCGTCCTCGTGGGACCAGTCGCCGTCGGGGCCGTAGGTGCGCAGCGGGAAGGGCAGTTCGGGGATCGTGACGTCCATGGGCTCAGTGTTGCAGGCGCCCGTCGTAACGCCGGGGCAGTCCCAGCGGGTTGGCGTCGCGCAGCTCCGGCGGGAGCAGCGGCTCGGGGGTGTTCTGGTACGCGACCGGGCGCAGCCACCGTTCGACGGCCGTGCCGCCCACGCTCGTCGAGGTCGACGTGGTGGCGGGGTAGGGGCCGCCGTGGTGCTGGGCGGGGGCGACGGCGACGCCGGTCGGCCAGCCGTCGACGAGGACGCGTCCGGCGAGCGGGGTGAGCTCGGCGAGCAGCTCGGCGCCGCGGCCGCTCTCCCCCGCCGCCTCGTCCGAGGACAGCTGCACGGTGGCGGTGAGGTTGCCGGGCAGGCGGGAGAGGACGGCGGTGATCTCCGCGTCGTCGGCGTAGCGCGCGACGACGGTGACCGGGCCGAAGCACTCCTCCAGGAGCAGGTCGTGCGCCCCTTCGGCGGCGAGGCGCGCGGCAGGGACGGTGAGGAAGCCCGCGCTGACGGTGTGCTCGCCGCCCGCGCCGGGGGTGACCGGCGCGTCCACGTCGGGCAGTGCGGCGCGCTCGCGCACCCCGGCGACGAAGTTGTCCCGCATCCGGTGGTCGAGGAGCACCCCCGACTCGGTGTTGCTGACCGCGTCGGTCAGGGACTTGACGAGCCGGTCGCCGCCCGCGCCCTCGGGGGCGAGGACCAGACCGGGCTTGACGCAGAACTGGCCGACGCCGAGCGTCATGGAGCCCGCGAGTCCGGTGCCGATCTGCTCGCCGCGCTCGGCGGCCGCGGCCTCGGTGACGACGACGGGGTTGAGGGAGCCGAGCTCGCCGTGGAAGGGGATCGGCACGGGCCGTGCGGCGGCCGCGTCGAAGAGGGCGCGCCCGCCGCGGATGGAGCCGGTGAAGCCGGCTCCTGCGACCAGCGGGTGCCGGACGAGTTCGACGCCCGCGTCGAAGCCGTGCACGAGGCCGAGGACGCCTTCGGGGATGCCGTGCCGGACGGCGGCCCTGCGCAGCACGGAGGCGACCAGCTCGGAGGTGCCGGGGTGGTCGGGGTGGGCCTTGACCACGACGGGGCAGCCCGCGGCGAGGGCGCTCGCGGTGTCGCCGCCGGGCACGGAGAAGGCGAACGGGAAGTTGGAGGCGGAGTAGACCGCGACGACGCCGAGGGGGATCTTGTAGCGGCGCAGGTCGGGGATGGGCGGGGTCGCCGAGGCGTCGGGGTGGTCGATGACGATGCCGAGGAACGCGCCCTCGTCGACGATGTCCGCGAAGGCGCGCAACTGGTAGCAGGTGCGGGCGAGTTCGCCGGTGAGCCGGACGGGGCCGAGTGCGGTCTCCGCGTCCGCGGCCTCGACGAGGTGGTCCTTCGCTTCTTCGAGGAGGTCCGCCGCGGTGCGCAGGAAGGCGGCGCGGACCGTGCGGTCGGCGAGGGCGGACGCGGCGTCGGCGGCGGCGCGGACCGCGACGTCGACCTCTTCGGCTGTGGCCTCCACCGCAACCTGCTCGCGCTGCTTCCCGGTTCGGGGGTCGACACTCCAGACTGGTGCTGCTGCCACCGCGGATTCCCTTTCCAGAGGTATGCCACTCACCAGGGCTGTTCGATATGCTGAACGCTGTCCTCGCTGGTGAATGGCGGAGACTTCGGAGACTATTTCTCGGCGTTCAAAGGGGTCAAGGGCGATGTCGGCTGGCGAGACCGGAGGCGGCGCGCAGGTCAAGTCCGCGGTGCGGACGGTGGAATTGCTCGAGTACTTCGCGGGCCGTCCCGGAATGCACTCCCTGGCCGCGGTCCAGGAGGCCGTCGGCTACCCCAAGTCGAGCCTCTACATGCTGCTGCGCACCCTGGTGGAGCTCGGCTGGGTGGAGACGGACGCGACCGGCACGCGGTACGGCATCGGGGTGCGGGCGCTGCTCGTCGGCACGTCGTACATCGACGGCGACGAGGTCGTGGCCGCCGCCCGCCCGACCCTCGACCGGCTCTCCGACGACACCACGGAGACCATCCACCTCGCGCGGCTCGACGGCACCAACGTCGTCTACCTCGCCACCCGCCAGTCGCAGCACTACCTGCGCCCCTTCACGCGCGTCGGCCGCCGCCTGCCCGCGCACTCCACGTCGCTCGGCAAGGCGCTGCTCGCCACGTACACCGACGAGCAGGTCCGCAAGATGCTCCCCGAGACGCTGCCCGCGCTCACCGAGCACACCATCACCGACCGCGAGAAGCTCATCGATGAGCTGCGCGCGGTCCGCGAGCAGGGCTTCGCGGTGGACCGCGAGGAGAACACGCTCGGCCTGCGCTGCTTCGGCGTGGCCATCCCCTACCGCACGCCCGCGCGCGACGCGATCAGCTGCTCGGTGCCGGTGGCGCGGCTCACGCCCGCGCACGAACAGATGGTGAAGGACGCGCTCTTCGACGCGCGCGACCGGCTGTCACTGGCTACTCGTAGGCTCTGACGCATGGATGTCAGCCTGCGCGAAGTCCACGACAGCGATCTGCCCGTCTTCTTCCGGCAGATGAACGACCCCGAGGCGACCCACATGGCCGCGTTCACCCCGGAGGACCCGGCCGATCACGACGCCTTCGAGGCGCACTGGACGAAGATGCGGGCCTCCGCCGACATCGCCATCCGCACGGTCCTCGCGGACGGGGACGTGGTGGGGAACGCGGGGGTGTACGGGGCGCCGGGCGAGCGGGAGGTCACGTACTGGATCGACCGCGCGTACTGGGGCCGCGGCCTGGCCACGGCGGCCCTGCGCGGCCTCCTGGAACTGGAGCCGGACCGCCCGCTCTACGCCCGCGCGGCGGCGGACAACGCGGCGTCGATAAGGGTCCTGGAAAAGTGCGGCTTCGAGATCTCCGCGCAGGACCGCGGGTACGCCCCGGCCCGCGGAACGGAGATCGACGAGGTCGTCCTCGTCCTGCGCGGCGGCTGAGTCTCCGCCGCGCGGCGGAGGCGGATCGTCGCGGGGCAGGAGGTGCGGAGGGGTGGTCGGGCGGGAGCGTTGAGGCATGTCGCAGAGCCTGTCCCCCGCATCGCCGTCGGCCGCCCCGCCCGCCGGGCCTCCTCCCGCCGCGCCCACGGCGCTCGGCCTCAGCCGGCCCCGGCGCGCCCTCCGGTTCGTCTCCGTGGTCTCCTGCGTGCCGTATCTCGCCCTCAAGGCCGCCTGGATCGGCGGGAGTCACCTCGGGATTCCCGACGGCAGTCCCCTGCTGGAGCACCGGCTCACGATGATCGTCGCCAACGGGCTGACCGTCCTCATGGACGCGGGCGTCATCGTGCTCGCGCTGCTGCTGACCCGGCCGTGGGGGCGTCGGATGCCCGCCTGGCTGCTCGCGGGCCCGATGTGGGTCGCCACCGGGCTGCTGACGCCGATCATGGCCGGGTTTCCGCTGCAGCTCGTGGTCAGGGCGTTCGGCGGCAGCGACGGAGGGTCGGGCGGCGGCAGCGGGGACGAGCCGTTCCTCGACGGCTGGGTCTTCGGCGTCGTGTATACCGGGTTCATCCTGCAGGGCGTCGCGCTCGGCTCCCTCTTCGCGCTCTACGCGCGGGACCGCTGGGGGCACCTGTGGCGCGGGCGGGTCGGGGAGGGGCCGCCGTCCGTCGGCGACCGGTGGACGCGGACCGCCGTGGCCGTCGCCGCACTGCTCGCCCTCTTCCCCGCCGGCCTGCACGCCCTGTGGGCCGCGGGCTCCACA from the Streptomyces venezuelae genome contains:
- a CDS encoding IclR family transcriptional regulator, with the translated sequence MSAGETGGGAQVKSAVRTVELLEYFAGRPGMHSLAAVQEAVGYPKSSLYMLLRTLVELGWVETDATGTRYGIGVRALLVGTSYIDGDEVVAAARPTLDRLSDDTTETIHLARLDGTNVVYLATRQSQHYLRPFTRVGRRLPAHSTSLGKALLATYTDEQVRKMLPETLPALTEHTITDREKLIDELRAVREQGFAVDREENTLGLRCFGVAIPYRTPARDAISCSVPVARLTPAHEQMVKDALFDARDRLSLATRRL
- a CDS encoding DUF1349 domain-containing protein; this translates as MDVTIPELPFPLRTYGPDGDWSHEDGVLTGRAGPRQDRFVPPTGAVVEPASDAPRLLGAPEGDFQLIARVTVGFAAAFDAGVLYLHVGEREWAKLCLERSPDEPTICTVVTRGHSDDANAFVVDGSSAWLRISRTGSAFAFHASTDGERWTFVRIFSLGDEEAAGAALVGFMAQSPVGEGCAVTYDHIEFRPNWPKGLRDGS
- a CDS encoding GNAT family N-acetyltransferase, translating into MDVSLREVHDSDLPVFFRQMNDPEATHMAAFTPEDPADHDAFEAHWTKMRASADIAIRTVLADGDVVGNAGVYGAPGEREVTYWIDRAYWGRGLATAALRGLLELEPDRPLYARAAADNAASIRVLEKCGFEISAQDRGYAPARGTEIDEVVLVLRGG
- a CDS encoding aldehyde dehydrogenase (NADP(+)), coding for MAAAPVWSVDPRTGKQREQVAVEATAEEVDVAVRAAADAASALADRTVRAAFLRTAADLLEEAKDHLVEAADAETALGPVRLTGELARTCYQLRAFADIVDEGAFLGIVIDHPDASATPPIPDLRRYKIPLGVVAVYSASNFPFAFSVPGGDTASALAAGCPVVVKAHPDHPGTSELVASVLRRAAVRHGIPEGVLGLVHGFDAGVELVRHPLVAGAGFTGSIRGGRALFDAAAARPVPIPFHGELGSLNPVVVTEAAAAERGEQIGTGLAGSMTLGVGQFCVKPGLVLAPEGAGGDRLVKSLTDAVSNTESGVLLDHRMRDNFVAGVRERAALPDVDAPVTPGAGGEHTVSAGFLTVPAARLAAEGAHDLLLEECFGPVTVVARYADDAEITAVLSRLPGNLTATVQLSSDEAAGESGRGAELLAELTPLAGRVLVDGWPTGVAVAPAQHHGGPYPATTSTSTSVGGTAVERWLRPVAYQNTPEPLLPPELRDANPLGLPRRYDGRLQH